CAGTCGACGAGCACGGGCGCCTCGGCGTCGCGGACGGCGGCGGCGAGGTCCTGGGTCTCCAGCGTCGACCACGACGCGGGGCGCCGATCGCGGTGTGCCGCGACCCGGGCGGCCCAGTCCGGGTCCGCCTCGGCCTCCGGCGTCGGCCCGGCCGCCACGTAGGTGGCCGGCTCGTCACCGATGAGCCCCTCGGCGTGGGTGGACTTGCCGGACCGTACGCCGCCGGTGACCAGGATCCGCATGGCGCAGATCTTGGCAGAGGGGTCGCGGATCGAGGCACGAGGAGGGGGTACGGGACGCCATGACCGACTCAGCTGACACCGCACCGACCACCTCGCCGAACGCCGCGCTCGAGGGCCGCCCGCTCGCCGTCGTCACCGGCGCGTCGAGCGGCATCGGCCTCGAGCTCGCCCGCCAGTTCCTCGAGAACGGCTTCGACCTCGTCGTCTCCGCGGAGGACGACGAGCTCGCCGCCGCGGCGGCGACCCTGCGTGCCGAGGGCGAGGGCAGCGTCGAGCCCGTCCGCGTCGACCTCCGCCGGGCGGAGGGGGTCGAGGAGCTCTACGCCGCCATCCGGCGCGACGGCCGACCCCTCGCGGCGATCGCCCTCAACGCCGGCGTCGGGCAGGGCGGGGCGTTCGTCGACAACGACCTCGACGACGAGCTCTCCATCATCGACCTCAACATCACCTCGACCGTCCGGCTCGCCAAGCTGGTGCTGCGCGACATGGTCGCCGCCGACGCGGGTCGGGTGCTGGTGACGTCGTCGATCGCCTCGACGATGCCCGGCTCCTTCCAGGCGGTCTACAACGCCTCCAAGTCGTTCCTGCAGTCCTTCACCGAGGCCCTGCAGAACGAGCTCAAGGACACCAACGTGACCCTGACGTCGCTGATGCCCGGCCCCACGGAGACCGAGTTCTTCGAGCGGGCCGACATGGCCGAGGACACCAAGGTCGGCACCTCGAAGAAGGACGACCCCGCGCAGGTGGCACGTCAGGGCTTCGAGGCGCTCATGGCCGGCAAGGACCGCGTGGTCGGCGGCGGCGTCGCGACCAAGGCTCAGGAGGCGGCGGCGAAGGTGTTGCCCGACAAGCTCAAGGCGGCGATGCACCGCCAGATGGCCGAGCCCGGCTCGGGCGACTGACCGGCCGGCGGTCAGGTCGTGGCCGCGGCGAGCGCCAGCACGGCGAGGGAGGCCTCGACGGCCGCCCCGAGCACGTCGCCGGTGACCCCGCCGAGGCGTCGTACGCACCGCAGCAGGAGGGCGCCCACCACCGCCACCATGGCGAGGAGCCCTGCCAGCGCGGGCCAGGGCGAGCCGAGGCCGTGGCCGGCGAGCGCCACGGCCCCGGCGGCCACCACCAGGACGGCGGTGGCGCCGAGCACCGGCACGGCGCCGATGTAGGTCGAGCCCAGGCCGCCGGCCCGCGCTGCCGGCACGCCACGGACGCAGGCCAGGACGAGGCACGCGCGGGACGCGCAGACGAGGAGGCCGACGACCCACCAGCCGTGCTCGTCGCCGACCACAGCGCTGAGCCCGGCCGCCTGCAGCCCGGCCACGAGGACGACCGCCACGACGCCGGCCGGTCCGACCGGCCCGGTGCGCATCACCTCGAGCGACCGCTCGGGGGAGTAGGAGGCGGTGAGGCCGTCGGCGGTGTCCGCGAGGCCGTCCCAGTGCAGCGCCCGGGTGCCGAGCGCCAGGGTCAGCAGCACGGCGTACGCCGTCGCGAGCGGCGGCAGCCCGACCGCGCCGCCGACGAGCACCACGAGCGCCGCGGCCAGGCCGAGGGGCACGACGGCGAGCGGCGCGAGGACCATCGCCAGCCCGGCGACGGTCCGGTCGACCGTGGTGGGCGGCGGCACCCGCACCGCCGTCAGGGTGCCGGTGGCCAGCAGCCAGGCGTCGCGGACGGTCACGGCATGATGTCGGACAGCAGCGCCACGTCGCGCAGGACCGCGATCCCCGACCGCAGGACGGGCAGCGCGGCCACGGCCCCGGACCCCTCGCCGAGGCGCATGCCGAGGTCGAGGAGCGGCTCGAGGCCGAGCGACTTGAGCGCGTGCGCCTGGGCGGGCTCGGTGGAGCGGTGACCCGCCACCCACCAGGCCGACGCGCCCGGGGCGATGGCCTCGGCCACGACGGCGCACGCCACGGACATCAGCCCGTCGAGGACGACCGGGACCCCGGCGGTCGAGGCCTCGACCAGGAAGCCCGTGGTGGCGGCGAGGTCGGCGCTGCCCAGCGCGGTGAGCAGCTCGACCGGGTCGGCGGCGCGACCGCCCACGCGGGTCAGCGCCTGGGCGACCACGTCGCGCTTGCGCGCCCAGCCGGCGTCGTCGACGCCGGTCCCGCGCCCGGTGACCTCGTCGGCGGGCAGGCCGAGCACGGCCGCGACGAGGGCCGCGGCGGGGGTGGTGTTGCCGATCCCCAGGTCGCCGGTCATCAGCACCTCGGCACCGTCGTCGACCAGCTCGCGTGCGACCTCCGCGCCGAGCGCCAGGGACTGCTCGGCCTCCGCGCGGGTGAGGGCGTCGGTCAGGTGGATCGGCCCCGAGCCGCGGCGCACCTTGCGGGCCCCCACCTCGGCCGGAAGGTCCGCCAGGTCGGCGTCGACGGCGATGTCGAGCACGGTCACCGTCACGCCGTGCTCGCGGGCCAGGGCGGACACCCCGGCCCGGCCGGCGACGATCGTGCGCACCATCGCCTCGGTGACCGCCGGCGGGTAGGCCGAGACGCCGTGCGCCGCGACGCCGTGGTCGCCGGCGAAGACGACCAGCCGCACGTCGGTCAGCGGTCGCGGGGGCACCTCGCCCTGGACGGCGGCCAGCCAGGCGCCCACCTCGCCGACGCGCCCCAGCGCGCCCGCGGGTGTCGCCAGCCCGGCGAGGCGCTCGCGCGCCCGGGCGGCGACCTCGGGGGAGGGCGGGGGGACGGGGCGCGGGTGCGGGCTCTGGTCGTGGCTCTGGTTCTGGTCCATGTCGCGCAGCAGCCTAGTGACGCGTGCCCGTGCCCGACCTGCCAGTCTTGCCGCGTGACCGGCCACTCCGTGCTGCAGCTGCCGGTGCCGGCGCTGGAGCCGTGGGTGCGCGCCCGCACCGCCCACTACGACGTGGGCTTCGTCTCGGCCGACCCCCGGTTCTCCCACGCGCACATCACCGCGCTGGCGCCCTTCCGGCACGCGCCGACGCCGGACGACCTCGCCACGGTCGCGGTCGTCGCCTCCACGACCGCGCCGATGGCCGTGCGACTGGCCGACCTGGCGCAGTTCCCCAACGGGATCATCCACCTGCGGCCGGACCCCGACGCGGGCCTGCGGGAGCTGACCGCGCGGCTGGTGGCCGCCTTCCCCGACTGCCCGCCGTACGGCGGTGAGTACGGCGAGGACGTGCGGCCGCACCTGACCGTCGACGCCGCGTCGACCCACGTCGACCTCGCCTCGACCGCCGCGCTGCTCAGCGACGTCGTACCGGTCACGGTCGTCCTCGACCGGCTGCAGCTCGCCTGGTGGGAGTCGGGGCGCTGCCACGTCGCGCACGAGTGGCGGCTGGGCGCGGCCTGAGGCGGCTGTGGCAGGATCAGGA
This genomic stretch from Nocardioides renjunii harbors:
- a CDS encoding SDR family NAD(P)-dependent oxidoreductase produces the protein MTDSADTAPTTSPNAALEGRPLAVVTGASSGIGLELARQFLENGFDLVVSAEDDELAAAAATLRAEGEGSVEPVRVDLRRAEGVEELYAAIRRDGRPLAAIALNAGVGQGGAFVDNDLDDELSIIDLNITSTVRLAKLVLRDMVAADAGRVLVTSSIASTMPGSFQAVYNASKSFLQSFTEALQNELKDTNVTLTSLMPGPTETEFFERADMAEDTKVGTSKKDDPAQVARQGFEALMAGKDRVVGGGVATKAQEAAAKVLPDKLKAAMHRQMAEPGSGD
- a CDS encoding adenosylcobinamide-GDP ribazoletransferase is translated as MTVRDAWLLATGTLTAVRVPPPTTVDRTVAGLAMVLAPLAVVPLGLAAALVVLVGGAVGLPPLATAYAVLLTLALGTRALHWDGLADTADGLTASYSPERSLEVMRTGPVGPAGVVAVVLVAGLQAAGLSAVVGDEHGWWVVGLLVCASRACLVLACVRGVPAARAGGLGSTYIGAVPVLGATAVLVVAAGAVALAGHGLGSPWPALAGLLAMVAVVGALLLRCVRRLGGVTGDVLGAAVEASLAVLALAAATT
- the cobT gene encoding nicotinate-nucleotide--dimethylbenzimidazole phosphoribosyltransferase; its protein translation is MDQNQSHDQSPHPRPVPPPSPEVAARARERLAGLATPAGALGRVGEVGAWLAAVQGEVPPRPLTDVRLVVFAGDHGVAAHGVSAYPPAVTEAMVRTIVAGRAGVSALAREHGVTVTVLDIAVDADLADLPAEVGARKVRRGSGPIHLTDALTRAEAEQSLALGAEVARELVDDGAEVLMTGDLGIGNTTPAAALVAAVLGLPADEVTGRGTGVDDAGWARKRDVVAQALTRVGGRAADPVELLTALGSADLAATTGFLVEASTAGVPVVLDGLMSVACAVVAEAIAPGASAWWVAGHRSTEPAQAHALKSLGLEPLLDLGMRLGEGSGAVAALPVLRSGIAVLRDVALLSDIMP
- a CDS encoding 2'-5' RNA ligase family protein: MTGHSVLQLPVPALEPWVRARTAHYDVGFVSADPRFSHAHITALAPFRHAPTPDDLATVAVVASTTAPMAVRLADLAQFPNGIIHLRPDPDAGLRELTARLVAAFPDCPPYGGEYGEDVRPHLTVDAASTHVDLASTAALLSDVVPVTVVLDRLQLAWWESGRCHVAHEWRLGAA